ATAACCACCAACTTAATAGTTCCATGGGGATCCTTACCCGATGAGATTGTTACCAATATTTTGGTTTTCCTACCCATCAAATCCATAATCAGATTTACCTCAGTTTCAAAAGCATGGAAATCACTAATCAAAAACCCAACTTTCATTTCCACCCATCTCCACCACTCCctcaacaaaaaccaaaacctcCTCTTCTTCAGCCTCCTCTCAGAGAATCGGAAACAGTTTTACGCATTGTATAACGAAGATGATGCTGATTTCACCCAGCACGCCAGGTTTGATTACCCTTTCCATGCTCCTGACCACCTTGATCCCCATAACGGAAAATACAGTGTGGTGGGTACTTGTAACGGCCTTCTCTTCCTTTCCAACGTTTTCCGCGGTCATTATAGCTTCTGTCTTTGGAACCCGTGTGCTGGAAAGTTACTGAAACTTCCTTCACCCAATATCACCTACGCTACGCATGGTCCGTTCGACGCCACTATTGGGTTTGGATTTGATCCCAAAACTAAAGAATATAAAGTGGTCAGGGTTGTGACTTTGCTGGAAAGTATTGACCTTGAAAAGTCTCGACCCCAGGTTGAGGTTTACACACTCTCCACTGGTCAATGGAGAATCCTTAGGACTGGTTTGGCTCCCATAGCCTTCTTTCGGCGCGACCCACAGACATTTATCAACGGGGCTCTGCATTGGGTTGCATCTAGATTTAGTGATAATAAGTTTCATAATTTTGTTCTGGTTTTCGATTTGGGTGACGAGGTTTTCCATGAGATACTCCTGCCAGAATTTCCAGGTCATACGGGTCTGATGTTCGGTTCTATTTCTGTATATAGGAATTCCATTGCCTTGTTTCAAAAGGATAATGGCTTTCTCCATATCTGGGCGATGAAAGAGTATGGTGTTCTGTCCTCGTGGACTAAAGTTTTAAGTTTACCTCTATTTTATCTAGATTTCTTTGGTGCAAGTGATAGCATACAGAAGGCACTAGGTTTTCTAAGGAGTGGTGAGGTTATATTAAAATTGGATAGAGGACGCCTCATTTCGCTTGATCTTAAGACTCAAGAGACTAAGGATC
This genomic stretch from Castanea sativa cultivar Marrone di Chiusa Pesio chromosome 9, ASM4071231v1 harbors:
- the LOC142610629 gene encoding F-box protein At3g07870-like, whose amino-acid sequence is MSDNITTNLIVPWGSLPDEIVTNILVFLPIKSIIRFTSVSKAWKSLIKNPTFISTHLHHSLNKNQNLLFFSLLSENRKQFYALYNEDDADFTQHARFDYPFHAPDHLDPHNGKYSVVGTCNGLLFLSNVFRGHYSFCLWNPCAGKLLKLPSPNITYATHGPFDATIGFGFDPKTKEYKVVRVVTLLESIDLEKSRPQVEVYTLSTGQWRILRTGLAPIAFFRRDPQTFINGALHWVASRFSDNKFHNFVLVFDLGDEVFHEILLPEFPGHTGLMFGSISVYRNSIALFQKDNGFLHIWAMKEYGVLSSWTKVLSLPLFYLDFFGASDSIQKALGFLRSGEVILKLDRGRLISLDLKTQETKDLRIIGYKKTIVDYYVESLVLLDKAANSADTY